The region CGGAGATGGTGGTTGCGGTACGCACGATGCAGAAGAAAGCCGGAAAAGACCGAGGGCTGATTAGGGCACAGGAAAGAGTTCGATTACATTACGGCTTGTGAGGAGTCAGTGGACGTCTGAGTAAGTGCTGAATGAGAGAGGAGAAGAGGGTCATTGCTAACACTCAACTTTCTAGATACGATCCCACAATAGGTACATTGCCCACGCAAATACCCGTCATCCCACTAACCCCCCTCCAGAAGACTCCTACTCCGTAACCAGAACCGTCGATGGCGTTCCTTATTACCTCATGCTCACCGACACCGCCGGACAGGAAGAATACCGCGGTCTCTGGGCCGCCTCGAACCTCCAATCCGATGCATTCCTCCTCGTCTACGACATCACATCGGCAAACTCGCTCGACGCGCTGGATTACTTCATGGAGATGATTGATATGGAAACCGACAACCGGCTAGACAATGGCAAAATACCGCCAATCAAGTGCGTGGTGGGAAACAAGTGCGATTTGCAAGGACAAAGAGTGATAGAGGCTAAGAAGGGTCTTGAGTGGGCAAGGCAAAGAAAATGCGGCTTCATGGAGACAAGTGCAAGGGAGATGGTGAATATCGAAGAGACATTTGCTCGTAAGAATTACCCTCATATCGAAGTTTGGATTGAAAGAAATGAAGAGAAGTGCTAACTTTTGGATCTAGTGCTTGTACGCCGCGTTGTAGAAGCACGGAGACTAACTGGGGGAGATGGCGCTGCGAATCGGAACATGGCCTACTCAATGTCAAACAACCTAAACGCGGACGGAGCGTATCAACAAAACGAAAAAGATGACGACGAGCCAAAACAGAGCTGGTGGTCGAAACTCAAATGCTGGTAGTTACAGTCCTGGCACTGTAGTATTACGAGTTCTTGAGACCACGTTCGGGAGCATGAGAACATGAGCATACATATGACGTATCGTGTCTACGCCTTCGGTTGCGGTTACGTATTTGCTGGGACCGCTGCTATGTGTGTTCTTTTGCTCTTCGGTCCAGTCGTTGAGCTGCTTTTTCTTGTATCTGTTTTTTTCTTGTATACCAAGCCTTCGCATGTGCATGAACACTCTTGTTTAGCGGGATCGGTTATGGGATATACGGTCATCTCTCTCAGTCCTGTCTCTCATCTTTTGGTATAATACCGATCGTTGTCCTTTTTCTTTATCATCGTATACCTCTGTTGCTAAGGCTGTCGTTCAACGCGCTCGTATTTTTCGTATTGTAAATGTAGACAACACAATCTAGAAGATCAGGGCCCGCGGTGCAATGTTCACATGAATGGTTGATTGTGGGACATCTATGACTTACTCAAGTAATATGATGCGAATTATGACCAGTTCGAGGCATGGGATGCAGCTAATCGTCGGCTATCGAAGGGTAAGTTATCCCTAGCGCGTCTGTGCGCAAGCACGCCATTGGCTTTGGTACCACTGCAAGAGCCTCGAAAATGCATCTTCACATTTAACTCGAACAGAATTGACGTTGGAAAAGTAGAGAGTATCATTACCGATTTTACTATCATCGAGAAGAGTGCAAGAGGCGCGTCGAGCCGAGCAGTCCGCGATTGCCCCTCCATCAGCGTCGTGCTCCCGGAGATAAGAGAAGAAACCACGAAGAAGTCGTCGAGGAATCGGAAAGAGCGGGAACAAAATGTCAAAACCTCACATTGACCAAGAGGCAGACCAAAGCAGTCTGTCGCGTACCCTCAAGGACCTCTTTGCCGGTGCAGTCGGTGGAGTGGCACAAGTTCTTATCGGTCAACCATTCGATATTGTCAAAGTACGGTTACAAACCACATCGCAATACTCTGGTGCTCTGGATGCAGCAACCAAGATCTACCAAAACGAAGGAGCACTTGCATTCTACAAGGGCACTCTGACACCCCTGATTGGTATTGGAGCTTGTGTTTCGATTCAATTTGGTGGCTTCCACTACGCACGCCGCGCCTTTGAAGCCAGTAACATTGCCAAAACCGGAAATGGACAACTATCATACTCCCAGTACTATGCGGCCGGAGCATTCGCTGGGATCGCCAATACAGCCTTCTCAAGTCCCATTGAGCACATTCGTATAAGGCTCCAGACACAACCTCACGGTGCAAATCGCCTGTACAACGGCCCGATCGACTGCGTCCGCAAGCTGTCGGCACATCAGGGCGTCCTTGGTGGCGTATACCGCGGCACTGCTGTCACATTCCTGCGAGAAGCACAGGCCTATGGATGCTGGTTCACTGCTTTCGAGTACCTCATGAATGCAGACGCAGCCCGCAACAACATCGACCGGTCTCAAATTTCTACCTTGAAGGTTGCTGCCTATGGTGGTCTTGCTGGCGAAGTACTCTGGATCAGCAGCTATCCATTCGATGTGGTCAAGAGCAAGATGCAAAGTGACTCGTTCGGCGCGGAGCAAAAGTACAAAAGCATGAGGGATTGCTTTGCTAAGACCTATAGGGCAGAGGGCCTGGGAGGGTTCTGGAGAGGCATTGGACCGACCTTGCTAAGGGCAATGCCCGTTTCGGCGGGTACATTTGCAACGGTCGAGGTTACAATGAGGCTGATTAGCTGAAAGGAAGATTTTTAATCTTTCGCATTACGAGGAGGGGGGGGGTGGTTCGATCAACAAGCACTCGCTCGCAACGGCGAAAACGACAAACGTATTTATTCCAGAGTCAGGGTCGTTCAATTCAGGTTTTGATGCTTGTTTCTGCGGATCCAGAGCCACCCGTCTTGGACGATTCTGGAGTTGACGAACATTGCCGTCTATATAAGACTTGAACATTTCGTATTCCTAAGTTCAACACTTCTCTCGAAATACATTAGTTTCGTGCGTTTTCCATCTGCTGTCATACTGCATCGCATGCGAAATTCTGCCGGGACGGCTTTCTCTCGGGTTTCTTCCTCACAAAAATCCACATGCCACATCTGATAAACCAGCAAGATGAGATTCTATTTTTCGCTCTTACACGATGTCGTGCTGACCACCAACAGATCAACCCGCTCAACGCACAGTATCGTTCTAGATGTAAGCAGGATCCTATCATACGTAATCTCACTGTTCCGAGCCTCTTGTGGTCACCGTTTTGCCGTTGTCCGGTCCTGCACCCCTGCACCGCCGCCGACCGCGCCACTCATTTCAAATGCATGTTCTCATCTCACGATGATCTTCCCTGGCCCGTGCGCTAAGGCGCCGAAGAGACCGACGACTGTCAGTGTCAATGTCAAAGCAGCACGGTCCCTTTCGGTAAAGTTATCGGCGTACCCTCCGCATATTGCTCGAGCCTGTGGTCTCCGCATCGAACATGTGGATTCCTTAATTGCCATGAATTATTACACTTTAGCGTACTTAGGTAGTGCCCTCCCACTTGCCGTCTGTCAAACCTTGTTCAACGGGCAAATTGCTTAGCATTGCTTACTGCCAAAAGTAACAGGAGTCCAGATTATGTATGGCAATCCGGGTCATTCCGGGTAACCTACCCTGTTTTGAAACAACTGGCTTACGGCACAAACTCGTATCCcctcatcacacacacctgTCCCAAGGTAATCCTTCCGTGAACAGAGCAGACGGCCCCCGATTCTGCAAGGGGAACTGGCCGAGGAACCATTCGGCGCAAAAGGCGAAAACGTGGGATTGACCATGGGGGATCCTCGTGGCACACATGATCGGATTCTGATACAATTGATCGACACCTTTTCTACCCCACCATTAACTTCCCGAGACGCCCTCCGCATTTGCCTATCAACATATCGATATTTGTTTTTTAGTTTCCCGTTCGCTGTCTCTGTCTCCTTCTCCACACTCTACTTCTCTAATCAGGCTTTCTCCCAAGCTTTCTCCCCCATGAAGCTCACCAAACCTTCTACTACCCAAAGCGGGACTGGATCGCCCGCCGCGCCTAATAACAACACTTCACCTGTCATCAAAAACTTCCTCAGCAAATTGTCGACTGTCACCTGCTTACCTCCATTCGGCGCGCCAAAACAACCGTCCGCTTACACACAATCCGAGGAAGACCTAGTCGCCATGCAACTACCCAAAGTCCACAGGAGTCAGAGACCCTCCTTTGATCCGATGAACAACACTAGCTGTCGAGCTGTTTGCCAATCCCCGCTAGATAAACGATATAAGACTAAGAAGGGAAATTCAAAGAGAGGTAGCCTTGCGCCAGTTGGAATCAATGAGGTCACAAATTCGAGGGTCTTGTTTTCGTCTGTGTCGACAGGGATGGTGGAACTTAGGGGTTTGAAATCACCGACACCTGGGCCGGAGAAATTTGAAGAGAAGGCGGTGTCGAAGGTGTGAGTTTTGGGATATGACGTTGTTGGTACGAAGTGCAGGCGCATTGGGGGAAGTTAGTCTTGGTTTTGTGTGAAAAAAAGGAGATTAAAGAAGCTTTGGCAGGCTGGACCTCATGTTGGTTGGTTTCGTTATGCCGGGAACGACAAGTTGAACTTGGTGTACGCCGCTGGATCTGACAGAAGGGGAAGGATTGGAAGTGTGGAACGAGACGTAATACCCCTGCCAGCAGGACGGCCGTATAATCACGTTGTTTTATTTATCAGAAGTCTTGATGGAGGACAAGATGGTCAATTCATTTCTAGCTTTGAGTCCTACAAGTCCTACAAGGGAAAGTGGATACAGACTCTTGCGATGAGTAAGCCGCAAGCAGCATCCTATATTCATTTTCCGTCAACCCCCCTACCCTTGCCACTCATCTATCTCACATACTCCAACCCAACAGGTACCCCAAGCGCCCCAACACCCTGACTCAATAGCTTGAAAACCGGACCCCTAATCCCTCCACTCCCCCTCCACACCACCTCCACGAGCATCGAAAACACCTCCCTCCCCATACTCTTAGCCACAAACCACACCGTCTAATTAAACTCATCTCTATACACATAAAAGCTCGAAATAGCCAACTTCTGCACCTCATCCCTGTCATTCACCACCGAAAACAACGGCGACTGCGATGAGGATATTAAAACACCCGTTGGGACAGACGTGAAAGGTGTGGTCGGTGTCGCGGGCAATTGAGAAATATAGCGATCGAGGTACTTGATGTTCGTTGTTGAAGCTGTGTTTTCAAGCCAGAAGAGTGAGTCGACGACGATGCGTAGTTGGCCTGGTGCGGCGGTTATCCCGTTTACGAGTAGCTGGGCGTTGTCTGTGCCGTTGAGGGCAGCGCGGAAGAGACTTCCTGTTGCTGTTGCACCGTTGTTGTTGGAGCTGGATGCTGCAGTCCAGTAGATCCAACCTCTTGCTTTGTCGACTACGATACCGGTGGCGTGGAGATTCGTTCCTTGGGCTATGTTGCGTACGAGCTGGGTGGTTTCGCCGTTGAAATCGGCTTTTTGAATGGAAAAGGTGGAGGGGTCGCTGTAGTAGGTTTTTTGCTCGGTTTCGGCGATTGTGAGACTGGGAATTTGGTTGGAGGAAAGGATTGTTGAGGAGGAGCTGCAGTCTAGGCTTGTGCGTATGATGCCTTGGCCTGTGGCGGAGAAGAGGAAGGTGAAGGAGGGGGAGTAAGCGAGTGCTTGGGCTCCAATGGGTGAAGTGTTGGCTTCTGCTTTGAATTGTGTGAGAGTTGTATTGTTTGACCCACCTTGGGCTAGGCGGCGGAGGGACGTAGGCCACTGGAGGATGGAAGTACTGCTTTGGCTTAGACCTGTGTCGAGGACGATGAATGACTGCGCGGTAGCAAGTCGAAGCAGGCCGATCAGGGGAACTAGAGAGAGCATGGTGCCTGTGAACCAAAGTAGTCGACGATGGAGCTGTACATCTTGGAAAACATGATTTCTTATGCGCCTAAACTCAGCTTGTCTTGTAGGTAAACGCTATGTTATATTGACATTGTTGAATAAGACTACTACCACTTTTGCATGCTGCGCCCGCATGTATATGAATCCACCTCATTAGCTGCTTGTGGCCGAAATCCTGAGTGAGAGTATACGATCGGACCATGTAGCTGTTTGGAATTAGTAGCTATCTTTGGCGTACGGCGTCCCATTCAATGAATCTAGATTGCTCACTGCAGTAGTCTCAAATACAGACTTCGTATCGTCGAACTCATGTGTATGGGATTTGTACTCTGGAGCTACTCATAAAGAATCTAGTGCCACGGCCGTGGTAGTGGTAAATGTGTCTAAGCTTTTGAATTTTTGAAAGCGGGTATCGTCATCAATTAATAGTATGTACTCCAACGCTAATGCAACGCTAAATCCTTCTGTTTTTCGGTCTCCGCTTCTTCACGGGATGATAGAAGGATCCTTAGGCCAATTTGCCGCAAACGCCGTCCAGGGTGTTCCCCTCATCACCATCTTTCCGGTCTTGTCAGGCTCGTACAGCACCGGCTCGTACCCCTGCACGCTCTTCCAGGACACAAATAGCCGTCTCCAATAGCACGTCACAGCGGCCGGCGTCAGGTACCTCCTCGTAAATGTTTCGTAGCTATTTCGAGCAATCAGCTCCGCATCTTCATCATGATCACGGTAGTATTCCATGGCCGATTCGAGGTTTCCAAAGTTCTCTGAAGCTTCAATGTAATTTACGTCTGGTCCTGCGAGGCGCATCAGGTGTGTGTGGAACTCTTGCCATTTCAAGGGGTGCGTTATGAGAGCTGAGCGGCATAGTTGAAGGTATTTTAGGCGCCCAGAGTACGAGGTTCCTTCGGTTTGGATCGTGAACTTGTATCTAGGAGATTGTTAGCATGTTTCCACGAGTCTTCTTCTTGGACTGTAGTGAACGTACCCGCAGAAATCGCGTAGGTTCATTACATCTTTGTTATGTGGGTCGCTAGCATTATTGATGACTACAGGCTTGATGTCACTCCAGCTTTGTCCCTTGCTGACCTTGATCAGCTCTTGCCTCAGCTTGGCCATTTTGACCTTTCCACGCCAAACCACCCTTGGGTCCTTCTTGCTCCATGGCACCTCTGTCTCCTTCTGCTGGATTTCCTTTCTGATGGCATTCCAACTAGGCGCATGGGTATAGTTCCAACTCCAATACGCGTAGTTTGGCATCATCCAGATGTCCCGGTACTCGGGGCCTTCCTTGCGCGTGTAGCCAAAGAATGTCCCTTTATCCTTAGACCGCCGTGGTAGATCGTCTAGCGAGAGGGCGAATTCGATATTCGGGATCGGAGTGTCGGAAGTAGAGGCGGTCACGACGGCGCGGTCAATCTGTGCCAAAGTTCCGAGAATGCGTTCTCGCTCGTTTCCGTTTACGACATAGCACTGCTCTGGCTTTCCAGCGTCGGTGACGAACACCTGTGATGAAGGTATGAGCAATGGGTTGGATGGATGAGAGTTTGTGTAAAATTACCTCTCCCTGATATATCATAACTCGTAGCATGCATCTTCCCGACAGGATCTCAATATCCTTGGGGTGTACCTTCCTTCCCTGTCTGGAGTTGACCGACTCATCCAAGCTGTGGTATAGCTCAGGAAAGGCAATATTGCACTGCTCTGAGCTGAGCGTGTGTACATTTGCATGTATGTCGGCGTTGAACTCCCAATTCCGGTGAAAATGTGCATGGCGTACAAAGTCCAGATAATGGCTGTGTTTAGACTGTCCCCATATCGACCATAACTGCGTCGCAATTACAAAGGTAGAGAAGTAAAAAATGAGGTGTGAGTAAGAAAAGCGGTACCCTTTGGGGATCATGATGGCATAACGAGTGAGTAACGAGCGACTAGGTGAATGACTGACGGGAAGGAGGGCGGGCACTACGTCGAACGTCGCTACGGGGGACAGAAGGGAACAAGTAGAAAGAAAGACATTCTATAGTGCCATAATTCATACGAGCGGGCAGTCCACATAACTGTGGCGGCTGCTTCACAGCTAACCACTCTCAGCAATGTCATGATTATGCGAACGGTAGCGAACCCCTGGGCTATGTTCACACCACGACAGGCGGGACACGTGTGTGCCGGCTGTCGGGCTTAGGACCTATCAAAAGCCCGCGGGAGCCGGATACGATAAGCATGTGGGCTGGAAAATGAATACGATAAAAGGATCTAAAGGAAGTGGGCGCAAAGATGATGGACAGGAGGGATGCGCATGGAGCAATCAGGGGCTTAAGCTTCAGCAAGACCTTGTCATCGAGACGCTTCCGGCTCGGCTAAGTCCAAATATGGCTAGTCCATACGAGCGCGCGCATTTAGACAACTCTTTGCGACCTTTGCGGGCCAGCCGTGCACGCTAAACATCCAATACCACCCACATCCGAGTCTTTTTGCGCGCAAGCCGCTCAAATTAACTCCTTGCCAAGGTCGCAGAATACATGCCGAACAAAACGAATATTCTGGAGTCGTCTCCGGGCGGAAACTCAACAAGCAATGCCATGAAATGAAAAGTTAACGCTTGGTGAGAGGCACAACTCTAATCGGAGAGCTTGGTAAGCTTATCCCCTGGATCTCCACACGCCTTTTCCCCTTCCGATTGTGATGGCATGTCACGAGGCGGAATCAGGAAGGTGGGATCTGCGACATGCAAAGCGGATCATTGCGAATAAGTACTCAGCCGTTAGACCCTGCGCCACGAAGGAGTCAGGCATCCTTCCATATATTACTACCTGCCTCGGCCATGAAGGATTCCACGTATTAAATGAAGGTAGGATTGCTAGGTTGTATCGCGAGTCAAATCCTTCTCAGCCTCTATGGTCCCAGCCTTCATGAGTAGGGCCTTCCAAACTCAGGTTACCTCGTACTGTGAGTGAGCGGTATGGGTCATGTGAAACTTGGCAGGCTTACGATTTGCAGTCAGTCCGGGATCCCGAGCTTCTCTGTGTGCTTCCCGCCCGCATAATGTCTATCACCTATCGAGTTCTCCACCCAGTAGTGCTGCTTTGAGAGTTTATGTGCATGTTTCTCCTCGAGGAAGCACAGGTAGGAGATGCTCCTTGAAACAATCACATCCAATCCAGAAATACACCAACTTCAATGCGCGCTCGATACGAATGCCTCGTATACTTGAGTTTGGAGTTTCTGTCCAGATCGGCCGCAACTCCGCTCTCCGGCCAACGACATTACGATCTTCTTCTTACATTCCATCCCAGACGATTACGCCAGCTTCCTATTATTATCCCAATCCAGACCCAGCTGGGATGACAACGTGGCAACATTCCTCGGCGTTGTGGTGACATGTTAGAAAAAGGTGCTTCACTCGGGAAGATCACCCGGCAGTTCTAGATGAATTCATGGGAGACGCACACAAGCTCTCGATCGTCGCCAGCGCTGTACCAGAGAATAAATTAGGAACAATCAAGCTTTTGAAAGACATGCATAGCATCTGGGGATATCTGCGTCTTGCCGTTCTTGGTCAGCATAATCTCTCGGGTAAGATTGTTCCAGAACAACAACAACTGCAAAACATTTTGGGATGAACCCGGTGGTCTCCTTCTAGAAGAAACACTACCACCAACGGGCCGTCCGGCAGAGGGAATGCGATGCTCAAATACCGCATCCCATGTTTCCATGGTCATCTCATGATGTACCCCACTCTTGTCAAGCACTCGGCCCAAGAGTGGGAGGAAGGCCCGTCTCCGTTTCAGTGCATACCCATTGGCTCATAGAAGAACTCCCTGTCCCCTCCCCGCAAACAAGCGTCATCTCGGCCTGGTAAACGTTCCAGTGGGGGAGTCCCAGGTTTATCAGTCCGCCCAAGGATGTTTCATGTGAACCCCAGATTATAGAACCACTACCACAAGATAGTGAAGATAGCACGTGCCTCTAACTGATAGGCGTAAGGCTACCATAGTCTGAATCCGATTAAGCTGCCCCACTCCTGAGATACAATACCCATGATTATGGTGTCCTGGATCCGGAGACGCGACCCCAAGTACGGGTGATCGTGGCAAGTATGAGTCTGATATAAAGCACACATTGCCAAAAACTAGTCCAGGTGCTACAGCTTGTCAACTTGGGTTGGTCTGCTCAGCTCAATCTTGTCGGGCCGGACTTGTACAGTAATCATCGTGGACACTAACTAACGTCCACATTAAGTTCGGCGAGCCTACACCGGACATCTACAGTATcccacaacaccaacccaAACATTGCCGCCGTCATCGCCCCGAGAAGTCGTATCCGACAACCCAAAATGTCCGACGAAAAGATACCCGATCTCCTCGAGAAACAAGACTCCTGCCCCACCACCCGCACCATCGAGCCCGAACTCGGCATCAGCGAGCCCGTCAATGCCCTCCAACGTTTCGCAAACAAGCTCGATGCAGTATGTGGCGTGGAAGCCCGGGGTATCGAGCGAATCCCAGAAGAACTAAGGGAAAGATCCATGAGCTATCGAGACTACATCCACATGTTCACCATGTAAGCTTTCTTTCGTCGCCATTGGCACAGATATGTAGACTCACAGATTTATATAGCTGGTTTTCGATGAATTGCACAGCTAATCAGCTCACCCTCGGTGTCCTTGGCCCCGTGACCTACAAGTTGGGTTTCACAGACTCCATCGTGTACGTATTTGCCACATTTGGGGACTACCCCTGCTAAACAGCCCCAGATTATGCATGTTTGGTACCATTTTCGGCTCCGTGTTTACGGGATATATATCGACATTTGGACCACGGTCTGGATTGCGGACGCTGAATGTGGCGAAATACACAATGGGCTGGTGGCCCTCGAAGCTTTGTGTTATACTCAATCTTTGCATTGAGATTGGATATGGGCTCATTGACTGCCTGGTAGGTGGGCTGTTGCTATCGGCTGTTAATGGTGGGGGTATGTCGGTTATTGTGGGTATTGTTATCGTTGCTGTTATCACTTGGGTTGTGGTGACGTTTGGAATAAAGTGGTTTTACAAATTTGAACAGTAAGTCGTGTGTTGTATTCTGGAGAATATGGAGAGCTAATATACGTCACAGGTTCGTCTGGGCACCTACCGTCCTGGTTCTCTTTGTGCTCATCGGCGTCGCGGGACCGCACTTCGATACGTCGATCGCTTCGGAGGGAACTGGCGCCGTACTCCACGGAAACCGCCTCTCGTACTTCTTCCTTGTTGCATCGGGGCCGCTTAGCTGGTCTTCTGCTAGCGCCGATTACGTCGTTTACTACCCCAAGACGACGAACCGTGGCCTTACTTTTGCAGCCACGACCTGCGGCATCACATGTGGTAAACTGATGATAGAATTCCTGGGCA is a window of Pyrenophora tritici-repentis strain M4 chromosome 2, whole genome shotgun sequence DNA encoding:
- a CDS encoding GTPase SAR1 and related small G protein; protein product: MDENNRITITVCGDGGCGKSSITLRLVRSQWTSEYDPTIEDSYSVTRTVDGVPYYLMLTDTAGQEEYRGLWAASNLQSDAFLLVYDITSANSLDALDYFMEMIDMETDNRLDNGKIPPIKCVVGNKCDLQGQRVIEAKKGLEWARQRKCGFMETSAREMVNIEETFALLVRRVVEARRLTGGDGAANRNMAYSMSNNLNADGAYQQNEKDDDEPKQSWWSKLKCW
- a CDS encoding mitochondrial carnitine-acylcarnitine carrier protein; this encodes MSKPHIDQEADQSSLSRTLKDLFAGAVGGVAQVLIGQPFDIVKVRLQTTSQYSGALDAATKIYQNEGALAFYKGTLTPLIGIGACVSIQFGGFHYARRAFEASNIAKTGNGQLSYSQYYAAGAFAGIANTAFSSPIEHIRIRLQTQPHGANRLYNGPIDCVRKLSAHQGVLGGVYRGTAVTFLREAQAYGCWFTAFEYLMNADAARNNIDRSQISTLKVAAYGGLAGEVLWISSYPFDVVKSKMQSDSFGAEQKYKSMRDCFAKTYRAEGLGGFWRGIGPTLLRAMPVSAGTFATVEVTMRLIS
- a CDS encoding Periplasmic protein TonB translates to MLSLVPLIGLLRLATAQSFIVLDTGLSQSSTSILQWPTSLRRLAQGGSNNTTLTQFKAEANTSPIGAQALAYSPSFTFLFSATGQGIIRTSLDCSSSSTILSSNQIPSLTIAETEQKTYYSDPSTFSIQKADFNGETTQLVRNIAQGTNLHATGIVVDKARGWIYWTAASSSNNNGATATGSLFRAALNGTDNAQLLVNGITAAPGQLRIVVDSLFWLENTASTTNIKYLDRYISQLPATPTTPFTSVPTGVLISSSQSPLFSVVNDRDEVQKLAISSFYVYRDEFN
- a CDS encoding Glyco-transf-90 domain containing protein, producing MIPKGYRFSYSHLIFYFSTFVIATQLWSIWGQSKHSHYLDFVRHAHFHRNWEFNADIHANVHTLSSEQCNIAFPELYHSLDESVNSRQGRKVHPKDIEILSGRCMLRVMIYQGEVFVTDAGKPEQCYVVNGNERERILGTLAQIDRAVVTASTSDTPIPNIEFALSLDDLPRRSKDKGTFFGYTRKEGPEYRDIWMMPNYAYWSWNYTHAPSWNAIRKEIQQKETEVPWSKKDPRVVWRGKVKMAKLRQELIKVSKGQSWSDIKPVVINNASDPHNKDVMNLRDFCGYKFTIQTEGTSYSGRLKYLQLCRSALITHPLKWQEFHTHLMRLAGPDVNYIEASENFGNLESAMEYYRDHDEDAELIARNSYETFTRRYLTPAAVTCYWRRLFVSWKSVQGYEPVLYEPDKTGKMVMRGTPWTAFAANWPKDPSIIP